A portion of the Pseudomonas koreensis genome contains these proteins:
- a CDS encoding GNAT family N-acetyltransferase has protein sequence MNYRIRHATDDDLAFARHLTCRNMLRYYIDHDLLWQDEAFEAGWRYREHWMIFEDETLIGFFSLSEDARALYIRELQIEQARQGQGAGSWAIDQVIEMAREARRPALRLTVFANNPAQKLYARKGLRIVGTDECFLRMQLDVSTAVL, from the coding sequence ATGAATTACCGAATTCGGCATGCCACCGATGATGATCTGGCTTTTGCACGGCACCTGACCTGTCGCAACATGCTGCGCTATTACATTGACCACGACCTGTTGTGGCAGGACGAGGCGTTTGAGGCAGGCTGGCGGTATCGTGAGCACTGGATGATCTTTGAGGATGAAACGCTGATCGGCTTTTTCAGTCTGAGCGAGGACGCGCGGGCGCTGTACATACGCGAACTGCAGATCGAACAGGCCCGGCAAGGGCAGGGCGCCGGTTCCTGGGCCATTGATCAGGTTATCGAAATGGCTCGTGAGGCAAGACGACCGGCACTGCGGCTGACAGTGTTTGCTAACAACCCGGCGCAAAAACTGTATGCCCGCAAGGGACTGCGCATCGTGGGCACGGATGAGTGTTTCCTGAGGATGCAGCTCGATGTGAGTACGGCTGTGCTCTGA
- a CDS encoding MmgE/PrpD family protein, whose amino-acid sequence MSLFEFSRDFDFLDAPQKTRAIVQNSLLDIIGVMAGAASNDTTVAMRRFAERHYPAGLYSSRLIFAGQRVNVLGAAWAGGFSADSLDAHEGHFRSKGHAGATVVPAVLALADALYHQGRSITGHELLSALCIGYETALRAGSALMATSPTYHASGGFSALGVVCAGARLLDLDEATFRHALGIAEYFSARCPMMRVVQAPTMLRDAHGAGAFAGLNALFMAMEGITGAPAETVEDVSISEHWHDLGERWEIDSQYFKPWPVCRWAQPALTAMLELQRQHPLLAADSIETIRVETFYESMCLQGHSPKDADQAQYALAFPLAALIVRGKVGPEEVTGSAISAPDILALSARIEIVEAADISARFPEEILSRLSITLKNGQVLVSPITAARGDPHTPLSVEELEQKFDLFAQGLGHERSTAVKTAIRDIAQADCAITALQPVFQALPSSP is encoded by the coding sequence ATGTCACTCTTCGAATTCTCTCGCGATTTTGATTTTCTCGACGCTCCGCAGAAAACCCGCGCCATCGTGCAAAACAGTCTGCTGGATATCATCGGTGTCATGGCCGGCGCGGCGAGCAATGACACCACTGTCGCCATGCGCCGGTTTGCCGAACGGCACTATCCGGCCGGGCTCTATAGCAGTCGCCTGATCTTTGCCGGGCAGCGCGTCAATGTGCTCGGCGCAGCCTGGGCCGGCGGCTTCAGCGCTGACAGCCTCGATGCCCATGAAGGCCATTTCAGATCCAAGGGCCATGCCGGGGCGACCGTGGTACCCGCCGTGCTTGCGCTCGCCGATGCGCTGTATCACCAGGGCCGATCCATCACTGGACATGAGCTGCTGAGCGCTCTGTGCATTGGTTACGAAACCGCGTTGCGCGCAGGTTCGGCATTGATGGCGACCTCGCCCACCTATCACGCTTCCGGTGGGTTTTCCGCGCTGGGGGTGGTCTGCGCCGGGGCGCGATTGTTGGATCTGGATGAGGCCACCTTTCGCCACGCCTTGGGCATTGCCGAATACTTCAGCGCGCGTTGCCCGATGATGCGCGTGGTGCAGGCGCCGACGATGCTGCGTGATGCCCATGGCGCGGGCGCATTCGCCGGTCTGAACGCGCTGTTCATGGCCATGGAAGGCATCACCGGGGCGCCGGCGGAAACAGTCGAAGACGTCAGCATTTCAGAGCATTGGCACGACCTCGGTGAACGCTGGGAAATCGACAGTCAGTACTTCAAACCTTGGCCGGTCTGCCGCTGGGCGCAGCCGGCGCTGACGGCGATGCTTGAGCTGCAACGACAACATCCGCTGCTCGCGGCCGATTCGATCGAAACCATTCGTGTGGAAACGTTTTATGAATCGATGTGCCTGCAGGGGCATTCGCCGAAGGACGCCGACCAAGCGCAATACGCCCTCGCATTTCCGCTGGCAGCGCTGATTGTCAGGGGCAAGGTCGGCCCTGAGGAAGTCACCGGTTCGGCGATTTCTGCGCCGGATATTCTCGCCCTCAGCGCCCGCATCGAAATCGTTGAAGCCGCCGATATCTCGGCGCGATTCCCAGAGGAAATCCTCTCGCGGCTGAGCATTACCTTGAAAAATGGCCAAGTGCTGGTGAGCCCGATCACCGCTGCGCGCGGCGATCCGCACACGCCTTTGAGCGTCGAAGAACTTGAGCAAAAGTTTGATCTGTTCGCTCAGGGCCTCGGCCATGAGCGCAGTACCGCTGTGAAAACGGCGATCAGGGACATTGCACAAGCGGACTGCGCCATCACCGCCCTGCAGCCTGTTTTTCAAGCGCTGCCGTCGTCACCGTGA
- a CDS encoding aromatic ring-hydroxylating oxygenase subunit alpha → MNNKQSVYDLIAQRKPWHSLPGALYRNEDVYRQDLEQIWHKDWIFAGHTFEITKPGQYFTLQIGDYPVAVVRGKDGEVRAFHNACRHRGAKICEADHGKVAKMVCPYHKWTYELDGNLLFAGNMGQDFDKSQYNLKSVHCEIVDTYIYVCVAAKAPDFDGFRKAVSPFIAPHYLENCKVAFESNIVEKGNWKLVFENNRECYHCDGSHPELLHSFVDNLSVGGISGEDDPELSAYWAKCEKAGLPSRLVMDINGQFRMTRIPLSSGAVSYTMDGKPAVNSRLDKTSEADIGALLYFHYPSTWNHFLGDHALSFRVLPISATETLVTTKWLVPDTAVEGVDYDIERLTKVWIATNDQDRTLVEGTQRGVTSPSYEPGPYSETAETGVCQFDDWYCATMLDRLKGPISLKSVG, encoded by the coding sequence ATGAACAACAAGCAAAGCGTTTATGACCTGATCGCACAACGCAAGCCATGGCATTCGCTGCCGGGCGCGCTCTACCGCAATGAGGACGTTTACCGTCAGGATCTTGAGCAGATCTGGCACAAGGACTGGATCTTCGCCGGCCACACCTTCGAAATCACCAAACCGGGGCAGTACTTCACCCTGCAGATTGGTGATTACCCGGTTGCCGTCGTTCGCGGCAAGGACGGTGAGGTTCGCGCTTTCCACAACGCCTGCCGGCACCGTGGCGCGAAAATTTGCGAGGCCGACCATGGCAAAGTGGCGAAGATGGTCTGCCCGTATCACAAGTGGACTTACGAGCTGGATGGCAACCTGTTGTTCGCTGGCAACATGGGTCAGGACTTCGACAAATCGCAATACAACCTGAAAAGCGTGCACTGCGAAATCGTCGACACCTACATTTATGTCTGCGTGGCCGCCAAGGCGCCGGACTTCGACGGTTTTCGCAAAGCCGTCAGCCCTTTCATCGCGCCGCACTACCTTGAGAACTGCAAAGTCGCGTTCGAGTCGAACATCGTCGAGAAAGGCAATTGGAAACTGGTTTTCGAAAACAATCGCGAGTGCTACCACTGCGACGGTTCTCATCCAGAGTTGTTGCATTCGTTTGTCGATAATCTTTCGGTGGGCGGCATCAGCGGTGAAGATGATCCCGAGCTGTCGGCGTATTGGGCCAAGTGCGAAAAGGCCGGATTGCCCAGCCGTCTGGTGATGGACATCAACGGCCAGTTCCGCATGACCCGCATCCCGCTTTCATCCGGCGCCGTCAGCTACACCATGGACGGCAAACCAGCGGTCAATAGTCGACTCGACAAAACCTCCGAAGCCGACATCGGCGCGCTGCTGTACTTCCACTACCCGTCGACCTGGAACCATTTCCTTGGCGACCATGCGCTGAGTTTCCGTGTGCTGCCGATCAGCGCTACCGAAACACTGGTCACCACCAAATGGCTGGTGCCCGACACGGCGGTGGAAGGCGTGGATTACGACATCGAGCGCCTGACCAAAGTGTGGATCGCCACCAACGATCAGGACCGCACGCTGGTCGAAGGGACCCAACGCGGGGTGACCTCGCCGTCCTACGAGCCGGGCCCGTATTCGGAAACCGCCGAGACCGGGGTCTGTCAGTTCGATGACTGGTATTGCGCGACGATGCTGGATCGGCTGAAAGGGCCGATTTCGTTGAAGTCGGTTGGTTGA
- the pgsA gene encoding CDP-diacylglycerol--glycerol-3-phosphate 3-phosphatidyltransferase encodes MNIPNLITVLRVLLIPIFILLFYLPYQWSYMASASVFAFAAATDWLDGYLARRLEQSTPFGAFLDPVADKLMVAVALVLLVQEHGNLWLTLPAAVIIGREIVISALREWMAELGARAQVAVSNLGKWKTAAQMLALVILLAHPKAFSFWVVLGYALLMVSAGLTLWSMVQYLRAAWPHLKTDVEKK; translated from the coding sequence ATGAATATCCCTAATCTGATTACCGTTCTACGCGTCCTGCTCATCCCGATCTTCATTTTGCTGTTCTATTTGCCTTACCAATGGAGCTATATGGCCTCCGCCTCGGTCTTTGCCTTTGCGGCCGCAACTGACTGGCTCGATGGTTACCTGGCGCGCCGACTGGAGCAAAGCACACCGTTCGGTGCGTTCCTCGATCCGGTTGCCGATAAACTGATGGTCGCTGTTGCCCTGGTGTTGCTGGTGCAGGAACACGGCAATCTTTGGCTCACGCTGCCGGCGGCGGTCATCATCGGTCGTGAGATCGTGATTTCGGCGCTGCGCGAATGGATGGCCGAACTTGGCGCCCGGGCACAGGTGGCCGTTTCGAATCTGGGCAAATGGAAAACCGCTGCGCAAATGCTCGCGCTGGTGATTCTGCTGGCCCATCCAAAAGCGTTCAGCTTCTGGGTCGTGCTCGGTTATGCACTGTTGATGGTGTCGGCAGGGCTTACGCTGTGGTCGATGGTTCAATACCTTCGCGCCGCCTGGCCACATCTGAAGACCGATGTGGAAAAGAAATAA
- the uvrC gene encoding excinuclease ABC subunit UvrC produces the protein MTETFDSSAFLSTVSGRPGVYRMFDSEARLLYVGKAKNLKKRLASYFRKTGLAPKTAALVGRIAQVETTITANETEALLLEQTLIKEWRPPYNILLRDDKSYPYVFLSDGQFPRLSIHRGAKKAKGKYFGPYPSAGAIRESLSILQKTFFVRQCEDSYYKNRTRPCLQYQIKRCKAPCVGLVEPDIYAEDVRHSVMFLEGRSHALTNELSTAMEEAAINLEFERAAELRDQIALLRRVQDQQSMEGGTGDIDVIAAFVNPGGACVHLISVRGGRVLGSKNFFPQVGIEEEVSEVMAAFLGQYYISSPERDLPSELIVNVVHEDFPALIEGIHTLRGRELAISHRVRGTRARWQQLAVTNAEQALGARLANRQHTAARFDALAEVLNLDEPPQRLECYDISHSSGEATVASCVVFGPEGAIKSDYRRYNIEGVTAGDDYAAMHQALTRRFSKLKDGEGKLPDILLVDGGKGQLSMARDVLNELAVPDLILLGVAKGATRKAGFETLYLNDAAHEFTLRGDSPALHLIQQIRDEAHRFAITGHRARRGKTRRTSTLEGVAGVGPTRRRDLLKHFGGLQELSRASIEEIAKAPGISKKLAESIYANLHSE, from the coding sequence ATGACCGAGACATTCGATTCCAGTGCTTTCCTGTCCACCGTCAGTGGTCGGCCGGGCGTTTATCGCATGTTCGACAGCGAAGCGCGCTTGCTGTACGTGGGCAAAGCAAAAAACCTGAAGAAACGCCTGGCGAGCTATTTTCGCAAGACCGGTCTGGCGCCAAAGACCGCCGCACTGGTTGGGCGTATCGCTCAGGTCGAAACCACTATTACCGCCAATGAAACCGAAGCGCTGCTGCTGGAGCAGACGCTGATCAAGGAGTGGCGCCCGCCCTACAACATCCTGCTGCGTGACGATAAGTCCTACCCCTATGTGTTTTTGTCGGATGGGCAGTTCCCGCGTCTGAGCATTCATCGCGGGGCGAAAAAGGCCAAAGGCAAATATTTCGGGCCTTACCCGAGTGCCGGCGCGATCCGCGAAAGCCTGAGTATTCTGCAAAAGACTTTCTTCGTCCGTCAGTGCGAAGACAGTTATTACAAGAACCGGACTCGTCCATGTCTGCAATATCAGATCAAGCGCTGCAAGGCGCCTTGCGTGGGCCTTGTCGAGCCGGACATCTACGCCGAAGACGTGCGTCACTCAGTGATGTTCCTTGAGGGCCGCAGCCACGCGCTGACCAACGAACTTTCCACCGCGATGGAAGAAGCGGCGATCAACCTCGAGTTCGAGCGCGCGGCCGAATTGCGCGACCAGATCGCCTTGCTGCGCCGCGTGCAGGATCAGCAAAGCATGGAGGGCGGGACCGGTGATATCGATGTCATCGCGGCCTTCGTCAACCCCGGCGGCGCCTGCGTTCACTTGATCAGCGTGCGCGGCGGTCGAGTGCTGGGCAGCAAGAATTTTTTCCCGCAGGTCGGGATCGAGGAAGAAGTTTCCGAGGTCATGGCAGCGTTCCTCGGTCAGTATTACATCAGCAGTCCCGAACGCGATTTGCCGAGCGAACTGATCGTAAACGTGGTGCACGAGGACTTCCCGGCGTTGATCGAGGGTATTCACACGTTGCGCGGCCGCGAGTTGGCCATCAGCCACAGGGTGCGCGGGACGCGGGCGCGCTGGCAGCAACTGGCCGTGACCAACGCCGAACAAGCGTTGGGCGCACGCCTGGCCAACCGGCAGCACACCGCAGCGCGATTCGACGCGCTGGCTGAGGTGTTGAACCTGGATGAGCCGCCGCAACGCCTGGAATGCTATGACATCAGTCACTCCAGCGGGGAAGCAACAGTTGCCTCCTGCGTGGTGTTCGGGCCTGAAGGCGCGATCAAGTCGGATTACCGTCGCTATAACATCGAAGGCGTCACCGCCGGCGACGATTACGCGGCCATGCACCAGGCGCTGACCCGACGGTTCAGCAAGCTCAAGGACGGCGAGGGCAAGTTGCCCGACATCCTGTTGGTCGACGGTGGCAAGGGCCAACTGTCGATGGCCCGTGATGTACTCAACGAACTGGCCGTACCGGATCTGATTCTGTTAGGCGTGGCCAAGGGCGCCACTCGCAAGGCCGGTTTCGAAACGTTGTATCTGAATGATGCGGCGCATGAGTTCACCTTGCGCGGCGATTCGCCCGCCTTGCACTTGATTCAGCAGATCCGCGATGAGGCACACCGCTTCGCAATTACGGGGCATCGCGCCCGTCGCGGCAAGACGCGCCGTACCTCAACGCTGGAGGGTGTAGCAGGGGTAGGGCCGACCCGGCGCCGTGACCTGTTGAAACATTTTGGTGGATTGCAGGAGCTGTCTCGTGCAAGCATCGAAGAGATCGCCAAAGCCCCGGGGATCAGTAAAAAGCTCGCTGAGTCGATTTATGCGAATCTGCATAGTGAGTAG
- a CDS encoding MFS transporter, with translation MRRGARCAVRFLEVFMSPRLLAMALAPLLGLFIIALGNGFLSSLTTLRLDAAGASATMIGIVSSAYFIGLTLGAVFNDRLILRIGHIRAYGSFASLIAVTILMQGLFYDTWGWLVLRLINGWATVGVFLVIESWLLLAGDEKIRGRLLALYMIVLYGAGVLGQATLGTITGMSDSAPFMVAGMLAALSVLPIVILPRVSPLLDQVEPLKPRQLLGVTPTGLVGCFGSGVTIAAIYTLLPLYLQRSGLDVGEVGSMMAWTILGAMLLQYPVGRWSDRTDRLQVLTLLAVACTALSLVIVLMPLASTMLAAMLFLLGGGVFALYPVAVSHAADRAPAEALVPMIQGLLLINSLGSAISPMMISPVMNSFGANGLFWVFAVVNLCMVSFFFWRRGKRPVPANPAPFAAAATFSPTGAELRVTEDLRVAAEEHPAMMDAISGELVTQRGDS, from the coding sequence ATGCGCAGAGGCGCACGTTGCGCTGTTCGATTTCTTGAGGTTTTTATGTCTCCGCGTTTGCTGGCCATGGCGCTGGCGCCCCTGCTCGGGCTGTTCATTATTGCTTTGGGCAATGGTTTTCTGTCTTCCCTGACCACCCTTCGCTTGGATGCCGCCGGTGCCTCGGCGACGATGATCGGGATTGTTTCATCGGCCTATTTCATTGGGCTGACGCTAGGCGCGGTGTTCAATGACCGGCTGATCCTGCGCATCGGCCACATTCGCGCCTACGGCAGCTTCGCCTCGCTGATCGCCGTGACGATCCTGATGCAAGGCTTGTTCTATGACACTTGGGGCTGGCTCGTCCTGCGCCTGATCAACGGCTGGGCCACGGTCGGTGTGTTTCTGGTGATCGAAAGCTGGCTGCTGCTGGCGGGTGACGAGAAGATTCGCGGACGCTTGCTCGCGCTGTACATGATCGTCCTCTATGGCGCCGGCGTTCTCGGACAGGCCACGCTGGGAACCATCACCGGCATGAGCGACAGCGCGCCGTTCATGGTCGCCGGCATGCTCGCTGCATTGTCGGTGCTGCCGATCGTGATCCTGCCACGGGTGTCGCCGCTGCTCGATCAGGTCGAGCCGCTCAAGCCCCGGCAACTGCTGGGCGTGACACCGACCGGGCTGGTTGGCTGTTTCGGCTCGGGGGTGACCATCGCCGCGATCTACACCTTGTTGCCGCTGTATCTGCAACGCAGCGGTCTGGATGTCGGTGAAGTCGGCAGCATGATGGCCTGGACGATTCTCGGCGCGATGCTGCTGCAGTACCCGGTCGGCCGCTGGTCCGACCGCACGGATCGCTTGCAAGTGCTGACCCTGCTGGCGGTAGCGTGCACCGCGTTATCGCTGGTGATTGTGCTCATGCCGCTGGCCTCGACCATGCTCGCGGCGATGCTGTTTCTGCTCGGTGGCGGCGTATTCGCGCTGTACCCGGTCGCCGTCAGCCACGCCGCCGACCGCGCCCCCGCCGAAGCACTGGTGCCGATGATTCAGGGTTTGCTGCTGATCAACTCGTTGGGCTCGGCCATCAGCCCGATGATGATCTCGCCGGTGATGAACTCATTCGGCGCCAACGGCCTGTTCTGGGTATTTGCAGTGGTCAACCTGTGCATGGTCAGTTTTTTCTTCTGGCGCCGCGGCAAACGCCCGGTGCCAGCCAATCCTGCGCCTTTTGCCGCGGCGGCGACTTTTTCACCGACGGGCGCGGAGTTGCGGGTTACCGAGGATTTGCGCGTGGCCGCTGAAGAGCATCCGGCCATGATGGATGCGATCAGCGGGGAATTGGTGACGCAGCGCGGCGACAGTTGA
- the gacA gene encoding response regulator transcription factor GacA → MIRVLVVDDHDLVRTGITRMLADIDGLQVVGQAESGEESLIKARELKPDVVLMDVKMPGIGGLEATRKLLRSHPDIKVVAVTVCEEDPFPTRLLQAGAAGYLTKGAGLPEMVQAIRLVFAGQRYISPQIAQQLAIKSFQPTNDSPFDALSEREIQIALMIVGCQKVQIISDKLCLSPKTVNTYRYRIFEKLSISSDVELTLLAVRHGMVDASA, encoded by the coding sequence TTGATTAGGGTGCTAGTGGTCGATGATCATGATCTCGTTCGTACAGGCATTACACGGATGCTGGCCGATATCGATGGCCTGCAAGTGGTGGGTCAGGCCGAGTCAGGTGAAGAATCACTGATCAAGGCCCGTGAGTTGAAGCCTGACGTAGTGCTCATGGACGTCAAGATGCCCGGCATCGGCGGCCTCGAAGCGACACGAAAATTGCTGCGCAGCCACCCGGACATCAAGGTGGTTGCTGTCACCGTGTGCGAGGAAGATCCTTTCCCGACGCGTCTGCTGCAGGCTGGTGCCGCCGGTTACCTGACCAAAGGTGCAGGCTTGCCGGAAATGGTCCAGGCCATTCGCCTGGTATTTGCCGGGCAGCGCTATATCAGTCCGCAGATCGCCCAGCAGTTGGCAATCAAGTCCTTCCAGCCGACCAATGACTCGCCTTTCGATGCGCTGTCCGAGCGTGAAATCCAGATCGCCTTGATGATCGTCGGTTGCCAGAAGGTTCAGATCATTTCCGACAAATTGTGCCTGTCGCCGAAAACCGTGAACACCTATCGCTATCGTATTTTCGAGAAGCTTTCCATCAGCAGCGACGTCGAGTTGACACTGCTCGCGGTGAGGCATGGCATGGTGGATGCCAGCGCCTGA
- a CDS encoding GAF domain-containing protein has protein sequence MSDTVLKASLSHEERSAIAEIEATTNILQLVTRLTGTRFAGIAKFTETEWIVCSAYDPIELGINVGDTLDLETTLCSEFRRDPQALFLPQISQDGRLSSRPVVKQYSIESYAGAPVFLPDGRLWGALCALDSRSVLFDNPDLAETLTLFARLIGCIFFSNLTVEGASHIKTGSCLTD, from the coding sequence ATGAGTGACACCGTTCTCAAAGCGTCTTTGAGCCACGAGGAGCGCTCGGCGATCGCCGAGATCGAAGCGACGACCAATATTCTTCAGCTCGTCACCCGTTTGACCGGCACACGCTTCGCTGGAATCGCAAAATTTACAGAAACCGAGTGGATCGTCTGCTCGGCGTACGACCCGATCGAACTCGGGATAAACGTTGGCGATACGCTGGATCTGGAAACCACGCTTTGCAGTGAATTCCGCAGAGATCCTCAAGCCCTCTTCCTTCCACAAATCAGCCAGGACGGCAGACTCTCGTCACGTCCTGTCGTGAAGCAATATTCCATCGAAAGTTATGCAGGGGCGCCGGTTTTCCTGCCGGATGGTCGACTGTGGGGCGCGCTATGTGCTCTGGATTCCAGGTCTGTTTTATTTGACAACCCCGATCTTGCCGAAACACTGACGCTTTTCGCTCGACTTATCGGCTGCATCTTTTTCTCGAATCTGACAGTGGAAGGTGCCAGCCATATCAAAACCGGATCGTGCCTGACTGATTAA
- a CDS encoding 3-deoxy-7-phosphoheptulonate synthase: MNSSVSALPLSVPDSANEALTLRLPSSLQLKQQLPLSHSLHQQVSAHRQAVRAILNGEDPRLLVIVGPCSIHDPQSAIEYASKLARLARDVSGEMLLVMRAYVEKPRTTVGWKGLAYDPHLDGTDDMATGLTLSRELMLEMIQLGLPVATELLQPMAANYFDDLLSWVAIGARTTESQIHREMASGLSMPVGFKNGTDGGAAVAVDAMRSAAHPHRHFGVDSQGHPAIVQSAGNADTHIVLRGGHQGPNCDEASVAKISAELSRLKIPSRIMVDCSHANSGKDPLRQPAVFNDVLEQRLHGNHSLIGMMLESHLFEGCQPLSTSLRYGVSITDGCLGFGATEQLLTDAAQRLAQARA, encoded by the coding sequence ATGAATTCCTCCGTTTCCGCCTTGCCGCTGTCCGTTCCCGATTCTGCCAATGAAGCGCTGACCCTGCGTCTGCCCAGCTCGTTGCAACTCAAACAGCAATTACCCCTCAGCCATTCCCTGCATCAGCAGGTAAGCGCCCATCGCCAGGCAGTGCGCGCCATCCTCAATGGTGAAGACCCGCGCCTGCTGGTCATCGTTGGCCCCTGCTCTATCCATGATCCGCAATCGGCAATCGAATACGCCAGCAAGCTCGCCCGACTCGCCCGGGACGTCAGCGGTGAAATGCTCCTGGTGATGCGCGCCTATGTTGAAAAACCACGCACGACGGTCGGCTGGAAAGGCCTGGCCTACGATCCGCACCTGGACGGCACCGATGACATGGCGACCGGCCTGACGCTTTCCCGCGAACTCATGCTGGAAATGATCCAGCTCGGACTGCCAGTGGCCACTGAACTGCTACAACCCATGGCTGCCAATTACTTCGATGACCTGCTCAGCTGGGTGGCCATTGGAGCCCGCACCACCGAATCGCAGATCCACCGCGAAATGGCCAGTGGCTTGAGCATGCCGGTGGGCTTCAAGAACGGCACCGACGGCGGCGCCGCCGTTGCTGTCGACGCCATGCGCTCGGCCGCCCATCCACATCGACACTTCGGCGTGGACAGCCAAGGTCATCCGGCGATTGTGCAGAGTGCCGGCAACGCAGACACCCACATCGTGCTGCGCGGTGGCCATCAAGGGCCAAACTGCGACGAAGCCAGCGTCGCCAAAATCAGCGCAGAGCTCAGCAGACTGAAGATCCCAAGCCGGATCATGGTCGATTGCAGCCATGCCAACAGCGGCAAGGATCCATTGCGCCAGCCAGCCGTGTTCAACGATGTGCTCGAGCAACGCTTGCACGGTAACCATTCGCTGATCGGCATGATGCTGGAGTCTCACCTGTTCGAAGGCTGCCAGCCGCTGAGTACTTCTCTGCGCTATGGCGTATCGATCACCGATGGGTGCCTCGGGTTCGGCGCCACCGAGCAATTGCTGACCGACGCTGCGCAGCGCCTCGCACAAGCCAGAGCCTGA
- the yddG gene encoding aromatic amino acid DMT transporter YddG → MQIRGERGATACGLVAIVLWSTAGGLIRGVSEHFGPLGGAAMIYSLGAILLLAFLGRPHIRSTSKLYLVLGSALFVAYEVCLSLALGFASDRHQAIELGVVNYLWPCLTVVLAIVMNGQKTRWLIIPGSALAIFGILWVVSGEGLSLPGIVLNVQSNPLSYSLALACAITFALYCNVTRRYAGGQNLVVLFFVLTSVVLWAKWYLSDEQVSAFTWANSLELLATGMAMAGGYALWNVGILRGNLTLLATASYCAPVLSSAFAAMWLGVSLQLQFWQGAVLVTAGSLMCWHATRQRADSRSTVAQVSGDPHH, encoded by the coding sequence ATGCAGATCAGAGGTGAGCGAGGCGCCACGGCGTGTGGTCTGGTGGCCATTGTTTTATGGAGTACCGCCGGCGGATTGATCAGGGGCGTCAGTGAGCATTTCGGCCCGTTGGGAGGGGCTGCGATGATTTATTCATTGGGCGCCATCCTGTTGCTGGCGTTTCTTGGCCGCCCGCATATTCGCTCGACTTCGAAGCTCTATCTCGTGCTCGGCAGCGCCTTGTTCGTCGCCTATGAGGTGTGCCTGTCGTTGGCCTTGGGGTTTGCCAGCGATCGTCATCAAGCCATCGAATTGGGTGTGGTGAATTATCTTTGGCCGTGTCTGACCGTGGTGCTGGCGATTGTCATGAACGGACAAAAGACCCGGTGGCTGATCATCCCAGGCTCGGCGTTGGCGATTTTCGGGATTTTGTGGGTGGTAAGCGGTGAGGGTTTATCCCTGCCGGGAATCGTGCTGAATGTCCAGTCCAATCCACTGAGCTACAGCCTGGCACTGGCTTGCGCGATTACATTTGCCCTGTATTGCAATGTCACGCGTCGCTATGCCGGCGGGCAGAATCTGGTGGTGCTGTTCTTCGTGCTGACGTCCGTTGTGCTGTGGGCGAAGTGGTACTTGAGTGATGAGCAGGTCTCGGCGTTCACATGGGCAAATTCCCTTGAGCTACTCGCCACCGGAATGGCCATGGCCGGTGGCTACGCACTGTGGAACGTCGGCATCCTGCGGGGCAACCTGACCTTGCTTGCGACCGCATCCTACTGCGCACCCGTGCTGTCCTCGGCGTTCGCCGCAATGTGGCTGGGTGTCAGTCTGCAATTGCAGTTCTGGCAGGGCGCCGTGCTGGTGACGGCGGGGTCGCTGATGTGTTGGCATGCGACCCGGCAACGCGCGGATTCCCGGTCGACAGTGGCCCAGGTCAGCGGCGACCCGCACCACTGA